In Tetrapisispora phaffii CBS 4417 chromosome 6, complete genome, a single genomic region encodes these proteins:
- the TPHA0F02140 gene encoding uncharacterized protein (similar to Saccharomyces cerevisiae YHR140W; ancestral locus Anc_2.97), translating to MTVSRLPTIRSIIINSASVIILSWGLWTCTSIILPQSLASAGHKQFLTNISVVASLLSNYSNIFNFFIQRYSNDKVFKNTTNFIARHICLPIALVLESIVVLVYWPLKIFFYYLIYQGANDNSRTPIPLSVDFAIHLFPIIFLLSDHYLSGYGEYFSISKIKAFILVTILGFSYNRWLYYLIDLNGGGAFPYPFLSVPEPFRTIIFISITTVGWLFYVLYQKFPPSSRLTSHKKIN from the coding sequence ATGACAGTTTCTCGTTTACCTACAATTAGGTCCATAATAATTAACTCAGCTTCAGTTATTATTCTAAGTTGGGGTTTGTGGACATGTACATCCATCATTTTACCACAGTCGTTAGCTAGTGCAGGGCACAAACAATTTCTAACAAATATATCCGTCGTTGCTTCATTATTGAGCAATTAtagtaatatatttaacttttttattcaacgttattcaaatgataaggttttcaaaaatactACTAATTTTATTGCAAGACATATTTGTTTACCAATTGCGTTAGTTTTAGAGTCAATTGTTGTTTTAGTTTATTGGCCactaaaaatatttttttactatttaatttatcaaggGGCCAATGATAATTCACGTACTCCAATCCCATTATCAGTAGATTTTgcaattcatttatttcCAATCATTTTCTTACTAAGTGATCATTATTTATCTGGTTACGgagaatatttttcaatctcTAAGATCAAGGCATTCATTCTTGTAACAATATTAGGATTCAGTTATAACAGATGGTTATACTATTTAATCGATCTAAATGGAGGTGGTGCTTTCCCATATCCATTTTTAAGTGTCCCAGAACCGTTTAGAACcatcatttttatatcaattaCAACCGTCGGTTGGCTATTTTACGTCCTATATCAAAAGTTTCCTCCATCATCTCGTTTAACCTCCCAcaagaaaattaattaa
- the TPHA0F02090 gene encoding NAD(P)-dependent alcohol dehydrogenase has translation MSYPEQFQGIAVTDGKDWTHPKKISFPPKKFDDRDVDIEIEACGVCGSDVHCAASHWGPVKDNQVVGHEIIGKVVKVGPKCNTGIKVGDRVGVGAQALACLDCNRCKEDHENYCFGNIWTYGGPTYADGYIPQGGYASHIRVHEHFAIPIPENIPSELAAPLLCGGVTVFAPLLNGGAGPGKKVGIVGIGGIGHMGILFGKAMGAEVYALSRTQSKKADSLKLGADHYIATVEDKNWSETYKDTFDLLVICSSSLSQLDIDELIKTMRIGGRIISICAPEIGEKIVLNPLGLLGVSIENSGIGSRKEILQLLDLVSKKNIKPWVETLQVGEAGVNEAFERMEKGTARYRFTLTGFDKEFK, from the coding sequence atGTCTTACCCAGAACAATTCCAAGGTATCGCCGTCACTGATGGTAAAGATTGGACTCATCCAAAGAAGATTTCTTTCCCACCAAAGAAATTCGACGATAGAGATGTCGATATCGAAATTGAGGCATGTGGTGTTTGTGGGTCCGATGTCCATTGTGCTGCTTCCCATTGGGGTCCAGTAAAGGACAACCAAGTTGTTGGTCATGAAATTATTGGTAAGGTCGTCAAAGTCGGTCCAAAATGTAATACCGGTATCAAAGTCGGTGATAGAGTAGGTGTTGGTGCTCAAGCTTTGGCTTGTCTAGACTGTAATCGTTGTAAGGAAGACCACGAAAACTACTGTTTTGGTAATATCTGGACATACGGTGGTCCAACATACGCTGATGGTTATATCCCACAAGGTGGTTACGCTTCTCACATTAGAGTTCATGAACATTTTGCTATCCCAATTCCAGAAAATATTCCATCTGAACTGGCTGCTCCATTATTATGTGGAGGTGTCACTGTCTTTGCTCCATTATTAAACGGTGGCGCTGGTCCAGGAAAGAAGGTCGGTATCGTTGGTATTGGTGGTATTGGTCATATGGGTATTTTATTTGGTAAAGCAATGGGCGCTGAAGTTTATGCTTTGTCTAGAACTCAATCAAAGAAAGCGGATTCTCTAAAATTAGGTGCTGACCATTACATTGCTACTGTTGAAGATAAAAACTGGTCTGAAACATATAAGGAtacttttgatttattagttatctgttcttcttctttatctCAGCTggatattgatgaattgaTTAAGACTATGAGAATCGGCGGTAGAATTATTTCTATTTGCGCTCCAGAAATCGGTGAAAAGATCGTCTTAAACCCACTTGGTTTATTAGGTGTTTCCATTGAAAATAGTGGTATCGGTTCAAGAAAGGAGATTCTTCAATTATTGGATTTAGTATCTAAAAAGAATATCAAACCATGGGTTGAAACCTTACAAGTCGGGGAAGCTGGTGTCAATGAAGCTTTTGAAAGAATGGAAAAGGGTACTGCTAGATATAGATTCACTTTGACTGGTTTCGAcaaagaatttaaataa
- the MEP2 gene encoding ammonium permease MEP2 (similar to Saccharomyces cerevisiae MEP2 (YNL142W); ancestral locus Anc_2.99), translating into MSFNFTGTPTGSGTGGDSLTTDLNTQFDLGNMSWIGTCAAGVWLMVPGIGLLYSGMSRKKHALSLLWASLMAVSVVIFQWFFWGYSLAFSHSTRGDGFIGTLQFFGFRNVLGAPSAVTSVPDVLFAVFQGMFAAVTGALMLGGACERARLFPMMVFLFLWMTIVYCPIACWTWNADGWLVKLGSLDYAGGGPVHIASGHGALIYALILGKRNDPVTSKGMPKYKPHSVTSVVLGTVFLWFGWQFFNPGSAGNATIRAWYSAMSTNLAAASGGLTWMFIDYFRHGRKWTTVGLCSGIIAGLVGITPAAGFVPIWSSFVIGVVTAVGCNFAADLKNLIHIDDGLDVWALHGVGGCIGSVFTGFFAADYVNATAGSYGAPIPGGWINHHWKQVGYQLAAMSSTIAWTCVVTAILLLILDRIPFLRLRLRPEEEELGTDEAEIGEFTYGEDTGYIPEPIRSHASNIVPKPVSAIDDQIIPSSEQDSKHSTSDNSNYDEEKGNVTEK; encoded by the coding sequence AtgtcatttaattttactgGGACACCCACTGGTTCGGGAACTGGTGGTGATTCCTTAACCACTGATTTAAATACACAATTTGATTTAGGAAATATGTCATGGATAGGTACTTGTGCAGCAGGTGTTTGGCTTATGGTGCCAGGTATTGGTCTTTTATATTCAGGTATGTCGAGAAAAAAACATGCTTTAAGTTTGTTATGGGCTTCTTTAATGGCTGTCTCAGttgtaatatttcaatGGTTTTTCTGGGGCTATTCTTTAGCATTTTCACATAGTACAAGAGGCGATGGTTTCATTGGTACGTTAcaattttttggttttagAAACGTTTTAGGTGCTCCTTCTGCTGTAACGTCAGTTCCAGATGTATTGTTTGCAGTATTTCAAGGTATGTTTGCTGCTGTCACCGGAGCATTAATGTTAGGTGGTGCTTGTGAAAGAGCTAGATTGTTCCCAATGATGGTTTTCTTATTCCTATGGATGACAATTGTCTATTGTCCAATTGCTTGTTGGACTTGGAATGCAGATGGTTGGTTAGTTAAGTTGGGCTCTTTGGATTATGCAGGTGGTGGTCCAGTTCATATCGCTTCTGGTCATGGTGCTTTGATTTATGCTTTGATTTTAGGTAAAAGAAATGACCCTGTTACAAGCAAAGGTATGCCAAAGTATAAACCACATTCAGTCACATCCGTTGTACTAGGTACTGTGTTCTTATGGTTTGGTTGGCAATTTTTTAACCCTGGTTCCGCTGGAAATGCAACCATTAGAGCTTGGTATTCAGCAATGTCTACAAATTTAGCTGCCGCTTCAGGCGGGTTAACTTGGATGTTCATTGATTATTTTAGACATGGACGTAAGTGGACTACAGTGGGTCTATGTTCAGGTATTATTGCAGGTTTAGTTGGTATTACTCCAGCAGCAGGTTTCGTTCCAATTTGGTCATCTTTTGTAATTGGAGTTGTTACTGCTGTTGGTTGCAACTTTGCAGCTGATCTAAAGAATTTGATTCATATTGACGATGGTTTAGATGTTTGGGCTCTACATGGTGTTGGAGGTTGCATTGGTTCCGTCTTCACAGGATTTTTTGCAGCTGACTACGTTAATGCCACCGCTGGCTCATATGGTGCTCCAATACCAGGAGGATGGATTAACCACCATTGGAAACAAGTTGGGTACCAATTAGCAGCAATGTCATCAACGATTGCTTGGACCTGTGTTGTTACCGCtattctattattaattttagaCAGGATTCCATTTTTAAGATTGAGATTAAGAcctgaagaagaagagttAGGTACAGATGAGGCAGAAATAGGTGAATTTACTTATGGAGAAGATACGGGGTATATTCCTGAACCAATTAGATCTCATGCATCTAATATTGTTCCTAAGCCAGTATCTGCCATTGATGACCAAATTATTCCATCTTCAGAACAAGACAGTAAACATTCGACATCTGACAATTCTAATTACGATGAAGAGAAAGGTAACGTAACCGAAAAGTAA
- the TPHA0F02080 gene encoding AN1-type zinc finger protein (similar to Saccharomyces cerevisiae YNL155W; ancestral locus Anc_2.106), with amino-acid sequence MSTIVERETGMLDVGSHCQFCRQIDFLPFHCSYCNNDFCASHRFKDDHRCTWLLEEIRKEHLRKEQKPAEKKHSKKKHKMTFFETLLPEKGYIRVNHA; translated from the coding sequence ATGAGCACAATCGTTGAACGAGAGACGGGGATGTTGGATGTGGGTTCACATTGCCAATTTTGCAGACAAATAGATTTTTTACCATTTCATTGTTCATACTGTAATAATGATTTCTGTGCAAGTCATAGATTTAAAGATGATCATCGCTGTACCTGGTTGCttgaagaaattagaaAGGAACATCTAAGGAAGGAACAAAAACCAGCAGAAAAGAAGCATAGCAAGAAGAAGCATAAAATGacattttttgaaactCTGCTTCCAGAAAAAGGCTATATAAGAGTCAACCATGCATGA
- the TPHA0F02180 gene encoding uncharacterized protein (similar to Saccharomyces cerevisiae YNL162W-A; ancestral locus Anc_2.93): protein MSNNNESDIQKENDLQTNDEQAILNCPQCDSFLQKCLIQQNYAMVLCPNRECLYPFNEVSSTDNLFYVEGSEMLNAATERLSTK from the coding sequence AtgtcaaataataatgaatctgACATacagaaagaaaatgatCTACAAACGAACGATGAGCAAGCGATCTTAAACTGTCCTCAATGCGATAGTTTTCTACAGAAATGTTTAATACAACAGAACTATGCTATGGTATTGTGTCCAAATAGAGAATGTTTATATCCTTTTAATGAGGTTAGCAGTACAGACAATCTATTCTATGTGGAAGGTTCAGAGATGTTAAATGCTGCTACTGAAAGACTATCCACCAAGtag
- the GIM3 gene encoding tubulin-binding prefolding complex subunit GIM3 (similar to Saccharomyces cerevisiae GIM3 (YNL153C); ancestral locus Anc_2.101) has translation MRKDLIDEELSREKQEKDYLDDVSLEIELIDEDDKVSYKVGDLFLSLKQSEVTELLEKDIEAIDAKIEELESKESEISSRIKDLKSLLYAKFGDNINLER, from the coding sequence ATGAGAAAGGACttaattgatgaagaattgTCTAGAGAGAAACAAGAAAAGGATTACTTGGATGACGTTTCGCttgaaattgaattgaTTGATGAAGACGATAAGGTCAGCTACAAAGTCGGTGacttatttttatcattaaaacaATCTGAAGTTACAGAATTGTTGGAAAAAGATATCGAAGCTATTGATgcaaaaattgaagagtTAGAAAGTAAAGAGTCGGAAATATCATCTAGAATCAAAGACTTGAAATCTTTACTGTATGCTAAATTTGGTGATAACATTAATTTAGAACGTTAA
- the CBK1 gene encoding serine/threonine protein kinase CBK1 (similar to Saccharomyces cerevisiae CBK1 (YNL161W); ancestral locus Anc_2.96): protein MFNGQYNSQAGNEHEYYQQQQQQHMQRQQQQQQQQQQQDNADRYQQLQRPPNATFSENYMRAQNSHQSLQSNLQNEQQQQQQQQQQQHTGGINAYHDNLSLDFPSTPPPAQNGYIPNQHNSGRQNSNSSMQQPIAPQQLVYNSSEGSNHSTADLHSTNSFAMLQQQQQQQAFSPGQYTAESEYGQHSPLYNSNNASASSPLAQPQQLYNDSHYQSSPITSILSSNSEKNTQNMQNQQIQYQDNILSPSRKQNQANINSSNYMYFERRPDLLTKSTQDKAAAVKLRIENFYQSSVKYAIERNQRRVELETELASHDWSDERKSRQLTSLGKKESQFLRLRRTRLSLEDFQTVKVIGKGAFGEVRLVQKVDTGKIYAMKTLLKSEMYKKDQLAHVKAERDVLAGSDSPWVVSLYYSFQDAQYLYLIMEFLPGGDLMTMLIRWQIFTEDVTRFYIAECILAIEAIHKLGFIHRDIKPDNILIDIRGHIKLSDFGLSTGFHKTHDSNYYKKLLQEDETTTHLDKPGQPNVTDNNRQSMFVDSINLTMSNRQQIQTWRKSRRLMAYSTVGTPDYIAPEIFLYQGYGQECDWWSLGAIMYECLIGWPPFCSETPQETYRKIMNFEQTLQFPDDIHISYEAEDLIRRLLTHSDNRLGRHGGAAELKSHPFFSGVDWNAIRQVDAPYIPKLSSITDTRFFPTDELENVPDSPAMAQAAMQREQMLKNGAVVQASAKEDLPFIGYTYSRFDYLTRKNAL, encoded by the coding sequence ATGTTTAATGGACAATATAATTCACAAGCTGGTAATGAGCATGAGTATTATcagcaacagcagcaaCAGCATATGCAACGGCAACAGcagcaacagcagcaacagcaacagcaagACAATGCAGATCGTTATCAACAATTACAAAGACCTCCTAATGCAACTTTTAGTGAAAATTACATGAGAGCACAAAATTCACATCAATCGTTACAGAgtaatttacaaaatgagcaacagcaacagcaacagcagcaacagcaacagcatACTGGAGGTATTAACGCTTATCATGATAATTTGTCTTTGGATTTCCCGTCGACTCCTCCACCTGCACAAAATGGTTACATACCGAATCAGCATAACAGTGGAAGACAAAACAGTAATTCTTCAATGCAACAGCCAATTGCTCCTCAACAGTTGGTATATAACTCTAGTGAAGGAAGTAATCATTCAACAGCTGATCTTCATAGCACTAATAGTTTTGCAATGCtgcaacaacagcaacagcaacaagCATTTTCACCAGGACAATATACAGCAGAATCAGAGTACGGTCAGCACTCTCCTCtttataattcaaataatgcATCAGCATCAAGCCCTCTAGCGCAACCTCAACAGCTGTATAATGATTCACACTACCAATCAAGTCCGATAACAAGTATATTGAGCTCAAACTCGGAGAAAAATACTCAGAACATGCAAAATCAACAGATACAATACCAAGATAACATTTTATCACCATCACGAAAACAAAATCAAGCTAATATTAACAGTAGTAATTATATGTATTTTGAGAGAAGACCAGATTTATTGACTAAATCAACTCAAGATAAAGCAGCAGCAGTCAAATTGAGAATTGAAAACTTTTATCAATCTTCAGTCAAATATGCCATTGAAAGGAACCAAAGACGTGTTGAATTAGAAACAGAGCTTGCCTCTCATGACTGGTCTGATGAAAGAAAATCAAGGCAACTGACCTCATTAGGTAAGAAAGAATCTCAATTTTTAAGACTACGTAGAACAAGATTATCTTTAGAAGATTTCCAGACAGTGAAAGTCATTGGTAAAGGTGCATTTGGTGAAGTTAGGTTAGTTCAAAAAGTCGACACTGGTAAAATTTATGCAATGAAgactttattaaaatccGAAATGTACAAAAAAGATCAATTAGCTCATGTTAAAGCCGAAAGAGATGTCTTAGCAGGCAGTGATTCTCCTTGGGttgtttctttatattattctttCCAAGATGCTCAATActtatatttgattatgGAATTTTTACCAGGTGGTGATTTAATGACAATGTTAATCAGATGGCAAATATTTACTGAAGATGTCACTAGATTTTACATTGCAGAATGTATTTTAGCGATCGAAGCAATCCATAAATTAGGCTTTATTCATAGAGATATTAAACctgataatattttgattgaTATTAGAGGacatattaaattatcGGATTTTGGTTTATCTACAGGTTTCCACAAAACTCATGATTctaattattataaaaagtTATTACAAGAAGATGAAACGACTACTCATTTGGATAAACCAGGTCAACCTAATGTAACTGATAATAATAGACAATCAATGTTTGTTGATTCGATTAATTTAACAATGTCTAATAGACAACAAATTCAGACGTGGAGAAAATCCCGTCGTTTAATGGCATACTCTACTGTTGGTACGCCGGATTATATTGCACCAGAAATCTTTCTCTACCAAGGCTATGGTCAAGAATGTGATTGGTGGTCATTAGGTGCTATTATGTACGAATGTTTAATTGGTTGGCCACCTTTCTGTTCTGAAACTCCTCAGGAAACATATAGAAAGATTATGAATTTCGAACAAACTTTACAGTTTCCAGATGATATTCATATTTCGTATGAGGCAGAAGATTTGATTCGTAGATTATTGACTCATTCCGATAATAGATTGGGTAGACATGGCGGTGCAGCTGAACTTAAAAGCCACCCATTTTTTTCTGGTGTCGATTGGAATGCTATTCGTCAAGTTGATGCACCATATATTCCTAAATTAAGTTCGATCACAGATACAAGATTTTTCCCAACTGATGAGTTAGAAAACGTTCCAGATTCTCCAGCCATGGCACAAGCTGCAATGCAAAGAGAACAAATGTTAAAGAATGGAGCGGTTGTTCAAGCGTCTGCCAAAGAAGATTTACCATTTATTGGTTACACATACTCAAGgtttgattatttaactcGTAAGAATGcattataa
- the TPHA0F02130 gene encoding uncharacterized protein (similar to Saccharomyces cerevisiae SPS100 (YHR139C) and YGP1 (YNL160W); ancestral locus Anc_2.98), with translation MRQQILFGLFVLIVSVFANPLFFQKRQNETGGVLPPTASGNGINGTSGNGTAGNGTAGNGTAGNGTAGNGTGAGGSGQGSMKLKVIVTGGEVPIESLSQYPDVEVTTLYNVTNTLNLTQLYNVAKETNSSISGGNYKGVVIIGNSYSIESLGFLNSVVINSMKPVVVTENVWDGLLVANNTDSIPGGTVVIDDLKLIYPGFFSPYIKDHDTIAGTGAPIGVCYNKTGQVSWFFNDGTPEVLASNGTIRTMFTNFTNTEPSSIPVVPILYGAGDLSSNWIQGISSNIQGLVIVDAGGDLLTNPSGYSNSTNSAGGSGSSSNSTSGSGSSSSSSSNTTSINIPIVYSNDEFLGYWDASYLSSSSNVIFGNYLSPIKSKLLLSIAIANGVTSTDSLNQVFPR, from the coding sequence atgagacaacaaatattatttggatTGTTTGTTCTTATTGTTAGTGTCTTTGCTAACCCATTATTCTTTCAGAAACGTCAGAACGAAACTGGCGGAGTTTTACCCCCAACTGCATCTGGAAATGGTATTAATGGTACCTCTGGTAATGGTACTGCTGGCAACGGCACTGCTGGTAATGGAACCGCTGGTAATGGCACTGCTGGTAATGGAACTGGGGCTGGAGGTTCCGGCCAAGGTTCCATGAAATTGAAAGTTATAGTTACTGGAGGAGAAGTCCCAATTGAATCATTAAGCCAATATCCTGATGTAGAGGTCACCACGTTATACAATGTAACCAACACATTGAACTTAACTCAATTGTACAATGTCGCTAAGGAAACGAATTCGTCTATTTCTGGCGGTAATTATAAGGGTGTTGTTATCATTGGTAACAGTTATTCTATCGAATCCCTTGGTTTCTTAAACTCTGTCGTTATTAATTCAATGAAGCCCGTTGTTGTTACCGAAAATGTTTGGGACGGTTTATTAGTTGCTAATAACACTGATTCTATCCCAGGCGGCACGGTAGTCATTGATGActtgaaattaatttatccAGGATTCTTTTCTCCTTATATCAAGGATCATGATACTATTGCCGGTACAGGTGCACCAATTGGTGTCTGTTACAATAAGACGGGACAAGTATCTTGGTTTTTCAATGATGGAACGCCTGAAGTGTTAGCCAGCAATGGTACAATCAGAACCATGTTCACCAACTTTACCAATACGGAGCCTAGTTCCATTCCGGTTGTTCCAATCTTGTACGGAGCCGGTGATTTGTCCAGTAACTGGATTCAAGGTATCAGTTCGAATATCCAAGGTCTTGTCATTGTCGATGCAGGCGGTGACTTGTTAACTAATCCATCGGGTTACAGCAACAGCACCAATTCAGCCGGTGGCTCTGGTTCCAGTTCCAATTCGACCAGTGGCTCTGGTTCAAGTTCAAGTTCAAGTTCCAACACAACGAGTATCAACATTCCAATCGTTTACTCTAACGATGAGTTCCTTGGTTACTGGGATGCCAGTTACTTGTCAAGCAGTTCTAACGTTATTTTCGGTAATTACTTATCGCCAATCAAGAGCAAGTTGTTGTTGTCAATTGCCATTGCCAATGGAGTCACTTCAACTGATTCATTAAACCAAGTATTCCCTCGTTAG
- the TPHA0F02110 gene encoding uncharacterized protein (similar to Saccharomyces cerevisiae YHR138C; ancestral locus Anc_2.100): MRISHFTYTVIFSIFLLINGVCASSYILTFNEPSGDVIVPTSFMDDLKSIIKEFGGKVTHEYTLIRGFTIDMSSSNISGLKSRLTTIGNEFGYSFNIEQDSDVHAIANH, translated from the exons ATGAGAATTTCCCACTTTACATATACTGTGATTTTCAGCATTTTCCTGCTTATAAATGGGGTTT GTGCATcttcatatatattgacCTTCAATGAACCGAGTGGTGATGTTATTGTACCAACATCATTTATGGATGATTTAAAGAGTATCATCAAAGAATTTGGAGGCAAAGTTACTCACGAATATACTTTGATAAGAGGCTTTACCATAGATATGTCTTCTTCCAACATATCTGGTTTGAAGTCGCGTTTAACAACAATAGGAAATGAATTCGgttattcttttaatattgaaCAAGATAGTGATGTGCATGCAATTGCTAATCACTAA
- the RPL42A gene encoding 60S ribosomal protein eL42 (similar to Saccharomyces cerevisiae RPL42B (YHR141C) and RPL42A (YNL162W); ancestral locus Anc_2.95) has protein sequence MVNVPKTRKTYCKGKSCRKHTQHKVTQYKAGKASLFAQGKRRYDRKQAGFGGQTKPVFHKKAKTTKKVVLRLECVACKTKAQLTLKRCKHFELGGEKKQKGQALQF, from the exons ATGG TTAACGTTCCAAAGACCAGAAAGACATACTGTAAGGGTAAGAGCTGTAGAAAGCACACTCAACACAAGGTTACCCAATACAAAGCTGGTAAGGCCTCTTTGTTCGCTCAAGGTAAGAGACGTTATGACCGTAAACAAGCCGGTTTCGGTGGTCAAACTAAGCCAGTTTTCCACAAGAAAGCTAAGACTACCAAGAAAGTTGTTTTAAGATTAGAATGTGTCGCTTGCAAGACCAAGGCTCAATTAACCTTAAAGAGATGTAAGCACTTCGAATTAGGTGGTGAAAAGAAGCAAAAGGGTCAAGCTTTACAATTTTAA
- the CHS7 gene encoding Chs7p (similar to Saccharomyces cerevisiae CHS7 (YHR142W); ancestral locus Anc_2.94) yields MGVTNFADLCSKTPLPLCSVVKSTRHFVLSNSTFIDDFAPQNLNIGILPKCYSRSVELANTMIFNIGNAFINIGGLVVILIILFNMRQKYTAIGRLEYIYFYQLVIAYLVFTLVVNCGVSPPGSNVYPYIVAIQLGFAGSCCWTLMINGLLAFNLWEDGTTKSMLIVRGFSFVGFISNFLASVLTFRAWIDNRHIPSINTTGLFVVVYIINAILLFMYVLCQLMVSFFIVSNLWVTGAIVLGVAFFICGQVLVYAFSVQICEGCKHYIDGLFFGSICNIFTLMMVYKIWDMTTDDDLEFSINIKS; encoded by the coding sequence ATGGGTGTAACTAATTTCGCTGATTTATGTTCGAAAACACCGTTACCTCTATGTTCAGTTGTCAAATCGACTAGACATTTTGTGCTCTCAAACTCAACTTTTATAGATGATTTTGCTCCACAAAATCTAAATATTGGTATATTACCAAAATGTTACTCGAGATCTGTCGAACTAGCAAATACAATGATCTTTAATATAGGTAATGCATTCATCAATATTGGTGGTTTAGTAGTGATACTGATTATTCTTTTCAACATGAGACAAAAATATACTGCAATTGGTAGattagaatatatttatttttaccaaCTAGTTATTGCTTACTTAGTGTTTACATTAGTAGTGAATTGTGGAGTTTCACCACCAGGATCAAACGTATATCCATATATAGTTGCTATACAATTAGGGTTTGCCGGATCATGTTGCTGGACACTTATGATAAATGGACTATTGGCTTTTAATCTATGGGAGGATGGTACAACAAAGTCGATGTTAATAGTACGAGGATTCTCATTTGTAGGGTTTATATCTAACTTTTTGGCCTCGGTGTTAACTTTCAGAGCTTGGATAGATAATAGACATATTCCTTCAATAAATACAACAGGGTTATTCGTCGTGGTTTACATCATTAACGCCATTTTGTTGTTTATGTATGTCCTCTGTCAATTGATGGTTTCATTCTTTATTGTCAGTAACTTATGGGTGACAGGAGCTATCGTTTTAGGCGTGGCATTCTTTATATGCGGCCAAGTGTTGGTTTACGCATTCTCAGTTCAAATATGCGAAGGTTGCAAACATTATATAGATGGTCTATTTTTTGGCAGTATCTGTAATATTTTCACATTAATGATGGTCTATAAAATATGGGATATGACCactgatgatgatttagaaTTTAGCATAAACATAAaatcataa